The Mycobacterium riyadhense sequence ACGCAGCATCGCGGCGTTGCGAATCGGCGGATCGTCCTGCGGAGAGGTCATCCACCGATATAGCTCGGCGCGTCCGGCGTCGGTGATCGCGTATTCCTTGCGCCCGCGCGGCCCGATGTCGGACACCTTAATGAGCCCCGCGTCAGCCAGCTTGTTGAGCTCGCCGTAAAGCTGGCTCTGCGTGGCAGGCCACACGTTGTCCATCGACAGCTTGAACTTTTTCAGCAGGTCGTATCCGCTAGCGGGTTCCTGCGACAGCAGTCCCAGGGCGGCATGACGAAGGCTCACCAGACCAGCTTACCCTCCATAGTTGACATGTCGCTATTGATATACCAATATCGACATGTCAGAGTTG is a genomic window containing:
- a CDS encoding PadR family transcriptional regulator: MSLRHAALGLLSQEPASGYDLLKKFKLSMDNVWPATQSQLYGELNKLADAGLIKVSDIGPRGRKEYAITDAGRAELYRWMTSPQDDPPIRNAAMLRVLLLGQLTASQAQEYLQSLRSLSEREHAHYREILESYDWSEDDDAFFARAVLEQGLRWTQHEIDWANWVIDGMNRRARQSPARRRRDR